In the genome of Chryseobacterium arthrosphaerae, one region contains:
- a CDS encoding LacI family DNA-binding transcriptional regulator, with product MKRITIKDLAKMLNISTSTVSRALKDHPDISSSVKRKVKEAAEALNYVPNDFAISFRKNSSKVIGLIVPEISMFFLPSIINGISSVLNKEGYRFFILSSNDSYETEKEHIETCINSRVDGVLISLTNETKDAEHLKRLKEMEIPVIIFDKTVPQHTFESVIFDNIKTAEQCAEKLMDQNCNNILAIFGDENLEITQSRLRSFENRIRQSPAVQLHILFCKSADMVKQKLDILLDDHSFDGFFAMSDETLMGLHSSLIKRNLNNTNKKVVAISEGTLPKYLDETYEYQINDGYRMGTFAATKLMEAIRKSTPDLSEKPDSCYYL from the coding sequence ACTTCAACGGTCTCCAGAGCATTGAAGGATCATCCTGATATAAGCAGTTCTGTTAAACGCAAAGTAAAGGAAGCAGCTGAAGCACTTAATTATGTTCCGAATGATTTTGCCATCAGTTTCAGGAAAAATTCTTCCAAGGTGATTGGTCTCATTGTTCCGGAAATCTCCATGTTCTTTTTACCGTCTATCATTAATGGAATTTCATCAGTTCTCAATAAAGAAGGATACCGGTTTTTCATCCTGTCTTCCAATGATTCCTATGAGACTGAAAAGGAACATATAGAAACCTGCATCAATTCCAGAGTAGATGGTGTTCTGATTTCATTAACAAATGAGACCAAAGATGCTGAACATCTGAAAAGACTGAAAGAAATGGAAATTCCCGTTATCATTTTCGATAAAACTGTTCCCCAGCATACTTTTGAATCTGTAATTTTTGACAATATAAAAACGGCTGAACAGTGTGCAGAAAAGCTCATGGATCAAAACTGCAACAATATACTGGCTATTTTTGGTGATGAAAACCTTGAAATCACCCAAAGCAGGCTCAGGTCTTTTGAAAACAGAATCAGACAGTCTCCGGCTGTACAACTGCACATTCTATTCTGCAAATCTGCTGATATGGTAAAACAGAAACTGGATATATTATTAGATGATCATTCATTTGATGGCTTTTTTGCAATGAGCGACGAAACATTAATGGGGCTTCACAGCTCATTAATCAAAAGAAATCTCAACAATACGAACAAAAAAGTGGTTGCTATAAGTGAAGGCACCCTTCCAAAATATCTTGATGAAACGTATGAATATCAAATCAATGACGGGTACAGAATGGGAACATTTGCTGCAACAAAACTAATGGAGGCGATCAGGAAATCAACGCCTGATCTTTCGGAGAAACCTGATAGCTGTTATTATTTATAA